Below is a window of Desmonostoc muscorum LEGE 12446 DNA.
GTCGCTACAGGTGCTTTATCTCCGGCTGATATTTCGTCACCTTTGCGTTCTGTACTCAGTAAAAGCAAGAATACAAAAGTGTTGTTGGGAGAGGTGAATAATATCGATGCAGAAGCACAAAAAGTAATTGTGGGCGACGAAGCAATAGCTTACGATACATTGATCGTTGCCACAGGTGCCAAGCATTCCTATTTTGGCAAAGACAACTGGGAAGAATTCGCCCCTGGTTTGAAAACCGTAGAAGATGCCATAGAAATGCGTCGCCGGATTTTTACAGCATTTGAAGCAGCAGAAAAAGAAACCGATCCAGAAAAACGCCGTGCCTGGTTAACTTTTGTGATTGTTGGTGGTGGTCCTACTGGCGTAGAATTAGCGGGAGCGATCGCAGAACTCGCAAACCAAACCCTTAAAGAAGATTTTCGCAACATCGACACCTCAGAAGCCCAGATTTTGCTCTTAGAAGGACTCGATCGCATTCTGCCACCTTTTGCACCAGAGTTATCACAAGAAGCCGAAGCATCTCTAACGCGGTTGGGGGTGGTTGTCCAAACAAAAACATTAGTAACCAATATTGAAAATGATATTGTTACCCTCAAACAAGGGGATGAAGTAAAAGAAATTGCCTCAAAGACAGTATTATGGGCAGCAGGTGTGAAAGCTTCGGCTATGGGAAAAGTGCTAGCAGAACGCACAGGTGCCGAATGCGATCGCGCTGGACGCGTTATGGTTGAATCTGACTTGAGTATTAAAGGATATCCGAATATTTTTGTAATTGGCGACTTGGCGAATTTTTCCCATCAAAATGGTAAACCGCTACCCGGTGTTGCACCTGTAGCCAAGCAACAAGGAGAATATGTTGGAGAACTAATTCAACAGCGACTAGCAGGTAAAACTTTGCCAGCCTTTGCTTATATCGATCAGGGTAGTTTAGCGATGATTGGGCAAAATTCGGCTGTGGTAGATTTGGGTTTTATCAAGCTGAAAGGATTCTTTGCATGGGTGTTTTGGTTATTAATTCACATTTATTTCTTAATAGAATTTGACAACAAATTAGTAGTCATAATTCAATGGGCATGGAACTATTTCACCCGTAATCGTGGAGCCAGATTAATTACAGGTCAAGAATCAGTTACGGAGTTAGGAATTTACACATCAGAAACTAATAAACAGCCAGTAAATGTCTAAATTGGGCATTGGGAGTTAGGAGTTAGGAGTTAGGAGTTAGGAGTTAAGAGTTATTCTCCCCATATCCCCACTCCCCACTCCCCACCCCAGAATAGCAGTAAGCTGTTTTAGGGCGTTTTTTCATAATTGACTATGGCAAGTATTAACGACAACTACCTGAAGCTGAAAGCGGGTTACCTGTTTCCAGAAATTGCTCGGCGGGTGAATGCCTTTGCAGAAGCGAACAGTAATGCTAAAATCATCAGACTGGGCATTGGCGATGTTACTGAACCTCTGCCGGAAGCTTGCCGGACAGCGATGATTAAAGCTGTCGAAGAAATGGGCGATCGCAATACCTTCAAAGGCTACGGCCCAGAGCAAGGCTACGCTTGGTTGCGGGAGAAAATTGCTACTCAAGATTTCCAAGCACGGGGAGCCGAAATCGATGCCTCAGAAATTTTTATCTCCGATGGTTCCAAATGTGACACGGGCAATATTCTGGAAATCTTTGGTCATGACAACACTATAGCCGTTACTGACCCTGTATATCCCGTATATGTAGATACAAATGTCATGGCGGGAAATACAGGAGATGCTAACGATAAAGGCGAGTTTGAAGGCTTAGTTTATCTACCGATTTCGGCTGATAACAACTTCACCGCCGAGATTCCCTCCAAGAAAGTCGATTTAATTTATCTCTGCTTTCCCAATAACCCCACTGGCGCAACTGCTACCAAGGAATATTTAAAGGCATGGGTGGACTATGCTAAGGCTAATAACTCGATTATTTTCTTTGATGCAGCCTACGAAGCTTACATTACCGATGCATCGATTCCCCATTCAATTTATGAAATTGAAGGTGCAAGAGAAGTTGCGATCGAATTTCGGTCTTTCTCGAAGAATGCAGGTTTTACAGGAACCCGCTGTGCGTTAACTGTGGTGCCCAAGACACTCACAGCAAAAGCCGCCGATGGTTCCGACGTGGAACTGTGGAAACTGTGGAATCGTCGTCAGTCTACTAAATTTAATGGCGTTTCCTACATCGTTCAACGGGGAGCCGAGGCAGTTTATTCTGAAGAAGGACAAGCACAAATCAAAGGATTGGTTAGTTTCTATTTAGAAAACGCCAAAATTATCCGCGAGAAACTTACAGCCGCCGGATTATCAGTTTATGGTGGGGTGAATGCACCTTACGTTTGGGTGAAAACGCCTAATAATTTATCCAGTTGGGAATTTTTTGATAAATTGCTGCAAACCGTCAACGTTGTGGGAACACCTGGTTCTGGGTTTGGTGCTGCGGGTGAAGGTTACTTTAGGATTTCGGCGTTTAATAGTCGGGAAAATGTGGAGGAAGCCATGAAGCGGATTACTGAGAAGTTTAAAGTGTAAAGCGATCGCTTTTATAGCATTTCTCGCTTTCCTAATGTACAAGGTAGGGTAGCACAGCTGTGCTACACTACAAATTTTTGTACTTCATGTAATTGTTAACTGCTATATTCAGCTTCCGCAACAGCTAATCTACTTCATACCTCTGTTTATGTCTAGCCAAAAGCTGGAGATACTTTTCATTTGTTTTTGCTTGCATCCATTTGATTTTAAATATAGCCGCTGATTCAGCTTTTATGGGATCTACTTCATAAGGTAAAATCTCTTTTGGCGAATCTTTTTTATATTTTCTGCCGCTTTTATGATTCGCATAACGACGGGAGCGAGTATAACCCATTTGGATAAACTTTCGCGCCATATCTGCTCCGACAAAATCATCTTGTTCTAGATAAGCCAGAAACATTTCGTAGATTTTTTCGCTCGACTCTGTAGCAATTTCAGGAGTTTTGAACCTCCAGTAAGGAAGAATTTCCGATTTGTATGGTTCTACCAAAAGTACACCTTGCTCACCCTTACCAACGCGATAGAGTTCAGGGTGTTGTCGAAAATTGATATTTTGAAAGTCTAAAGAATAATCAAAAGGCATGATAGATTTTTATTAAAATAGTAAACTTTAAGAAAAAAGTTTAACTTCTATCTTTGTAGAGAAATTTTGTTTACTATGCTATCTAGCACCGAATCTGTGAATAGTGTCCTTGCTCCAGGGAATTTGCGTAAAGTGCATCACATTGCACTCAACGTCAAAGATATGCAAGCTTCCCGACATTTTTATGGGACTATCCTGGGTTTGCATGAACTTACAGGCGACGAAGTACCCGCAACCTTGGTGGAACTTGTCGCATCTGGAAAAGTAGCCAATTTCGTCACCCCAGATGGTACAATCCTAGATTTATTTGGGGAACCAGAATTATCACCACCAGATCCGAATCCAGAAAAGACTTTCACTAGAGCATACCATTTGGCTTTTGATATCGAGCCGCAGTTATTCGATCGCGCCGTGGCAGTAATCAGAGAAAATAAAATAGCGATCGCTCATGGCCCAGTCACTCGTCCTACTGGTAGAGGTGTGTATTTCTACGATCCAGATGGCTTTATGATTGAAATTCGTTGCGATCCAGAAGCTAGTTAACTTAGGGGTAATAACAAAAGTATCTACTATGACCGCGAAACTCACGGAAATATTTAAAGTAATTGAAGAGACAATCACCAAACCGCCAATTCCACACGAACCATACAAGCAATCATTGAAAGCTTGGGCAATGTATTGTTTGCGAGACAAAGGTTTTATAGTCGTTTATGCTCAAAATGCCGACTTTGCCATTGAAAGAAAACGTGAAGAAAAGCTATATTTTAAAGTTTCAAATAGCCCCGATGATTTAGATAATTCTCTTAACTGGATAGTTTGGAATAGTGCAACCAAAAGCGCCAGTTTCATTCCCCAAAAAATAGACTGATGGGAAAATATTCATCAAATATTTTCCTGATTATTTAACTATTCTGACTCATGAATTCTGACTAGACAACTCCTGCACGAATATTTGATGTTCTGGCGAATTTAAGCCGGACTGCAACACAGCCAATACTTGCTGCATATTCCCAGCAAGTAAATTGAATCTTGATAACCACAAACCAGGAAATACTTGACTTTTAATAATTCCATCTGCATCCAATTCTAAAGATACATATTCTCCTTGTTGTAGACTAAACCAATCTAATTTGTTTTCAAAGATTTGCCAAATAATATATTCTTTTACCCCATTGCGACAATAAACTTTTTTCTTGTCATGTAAATCAATAGCAGCGCTGCTAGCTGCTATTTCTACTACAAGTTCTGGCGCACCTTCTATATAATCATCATCGCTGAAACGAGATTGTCCTTTAGCTGTAGGTGTGATTAATAGCACCCCATCTGGCTGCGGTTCATTATCTGAATCTAAGCGGACTGTTGGCTCAATTCCCAATCTCACACCAGGGGTTGATGCTTCATAAACTCCCAACCAAGTGATTGTATGACTATGTGGTTCAGCATGACTTTCAAAACGTAATGGGGATGCCAAGTAAACAACTCCTTCAATTAATTCTGCCTTTTGATGACGGGACATTGCTTGATAGCGTCGCTCAAATTCGTAGCGAGTGAGGCGATCGCCATTTTCTAAAAAAGGAATTCGCTGCTTGATCGCTAAGTTTACCATGATTATCGGCTCTGGCAAGGGATATTATTTTATTATGACTTGGTGCATATCTTCTTGTGATATAGCAATCCTAAATGAGTCCTGAAAATCTCCGATTCCTCTCTCTGCGTCCTCTGCGCCTCTGCGGTTAAATTATTTTTACAAATGATTTGGGACTACTATATGCTGCCCAAACTTCATCTTGTCAAAAAATTGCGAGAATCAGGTTTCTCAAACACCATCAAATGCTGTTGAGGTAACAAATTTTTAGTTTCACGCCAAACTAAACCAACAGCTTGCATTTCTTTACGGACTTGCTTTTGAGTCATTTTATGCAAACCTTTGATCATAATAAAAGGATTCTCACCCCGATACTCAACTAGCACCACCTTACCACCAGGTTTCAGTGCTTTGACAATTTTTTGCATCACTTCTTGGGGATACTCCAATTCATGATAAGCATCTACCATCAACGCCAAATCTATACTTTCAGATGGTAGATTGGGGTCAGAAAGAGTTGCTAAAACAGGTTCAATATTGGTGATATTTTTCTCTTTTTTGAATAAATCAATGATTTCCAACATTTCTGGTTGAACATCTACAGCTAACACCTTACCTGCTGTTAATAATGGTGCGATGCGAAAGCTTAAGTATCCTGTACCAGCGCCAATATCCGCCACCACATCATTAGGTTTCAAGTTGAGAAGGCTGACTATCTTACTTGGCTGTTCCTCTCCCTCTCGGCTGGGACGTTCTAACCAGCCAGCGCCAGTGTATCCCATAACTTTGGCAATTTCGCGCCCCATGTAATATTTGCCGATGCCATCTGGACTATGGATTATCCGTTGTTCGTAAACAGTGCTGGATGAAGTTATGGCTTGTGCTGTCAGAGTTGGGTTCAACAGTGAGCAACTCAATATCACAACAAAAGTTACTATAAAGTTGAGAAAATTTAACATTTGGTTATGACTGATCTAGATAATTATAAGCAGCAACTAAAAGAATTCTATGGTAGTAGAACGACTTATGACCATGAAGAAGGTACTCGTCATCCTCTAGAAGCCAAAATTTTACTTGAATTTGTTCCACTACATTCGGGACAGAAAATCCTTGATGTAGCGACTGGAACAGGTTTAGTTGCGATCGCCGCAGCTGAAAAAGTTGCTTCAGAGGGCTATGTGATTGGGATTGACATGACCCCTGGAATGTTGCATCAAGCAAGACTTAAAATTGCAGCAGCAAAATTACAAAATATCGAGTTGATTGAGGCGGATGCAGAACATTTCAACTTTAGTGAGAGTAGTTTTGATGTTGTCTTTTGCTGTGAGGCAATTGTACTTTTTCCTGATATCCTTGCTACTTTGCAAAAGTGGTACGGCTACTTGAAAACAGGAGGGTATGTGGCATTTACCTGTCCTCCCGAAACTGCTTTGATGGCATCTCTTCAGCAGAGGATTTGCGCTAGAGTTTTGGGCGTATCGCTACCACACATCCTTGAACCACTTGGAACTCCAGAAAAATGTCAAAATTTGCTTAATCAGGCAGGTTTTAGAGATATCGAAATTAAGATTGAGCCATCAGGACGTTATAGCCAGCTTAGGGATAGCAGATTATCTGAGACAGTAATTAAGATAAATTTTAAAGATAATCCACTGTTGTCAAAATTATCACCAGAACAATTAAATCAGTTGCAAGTTGAGTACAAAGCAGAAATTGAGAAACTAGCAACCGATCGAGGTATTTGGATAGACACTACAAAGTTCTTTGTTCGCGCTCGAAAATAACTTGATCAGCTTTGTTCCTGAACTGACAGCTTGGGGCGATCGCGCATGATAATCTTGCGGTTAATAATGACAACCACAGTTTAATCTCCTAGACCGATGTGCAAGTAAACATTTTCAGGATTTACTTGAACAGCCTCTTGAAAAATTTGTAATCCAACCTGTGGACAGTTCTATGCAAAACCTGTCCCTAATGTTAGTGCCTGTACTCGCTGCACAGAAAGTAGCAGGTGACGGTTTAATTAAACCTCTCGGTCATCATGAGCTGCTGTTGGTGCTGGTGCAACTGTCACTATTGCTTCTCGTAGCGCGGGGATTAGGTGAATTCATGCGTCGGATCAACCTACCCCCTGTTGTTGGCAGGGCTGTTTCATTCCATTTCAAACAGGATTTGTCAAGATGGTTAGCAAGAAAATTGTAAGTAAGCGTGACGAAGAGATGAACATTTAAGCACTGAAATATCAGTAAAATAGTTGGTTTCATCGGCACGCCAGTAACAAAATAACTAATTTTTAATCGCTGGAACCCTTGATTTTTAAAGCTCTTTGGGGAATGAATCAGCCCTGCTGTTGTTGGGGAATTACTGGCGGGTGTGCTGCTTGGTCCTTCTCTATTTGGTTTGCTGCTTCCAGATTTACAGGCACATATCTTTCCCAAAAGTCAAGAACAATCTAATTTACTTTCAGTGATTTCTTGGTTAGGCGTGTTATTTTTGCTGATTGTAACTGGGTTGGAGACGGATCTAAAACTGATTCTTCGTAAGGGTAAAACGGCTCTACTCATTTCACTGGGCGGAATTATTGTCCCGTTTATCACAGGATTTGGACTTGGCTGGCTATTACCAGATAGTTTTTTAGCCGACCCAGAAAAGCGATTGGTATTCAGCCTGTTTATCGCCACAGCAATGAGCATTTCAGCAGTACCAGTGATTGCTAAGGTGCTGATGGATTTGAAGGTGGCAAGTACGATCGCTGCTCAAACAGGAGCATTAGTTATGATCGTTAACGTGATTAATTTGCCACAGGTTGAGTATATTCTTTACGAACAGCGATCGCTAGCTCCAGTCAAGGAAATTGCTCACGATTTGCTCGAACAGCAAGCAGCAATTGGCCGCAATCTCGGTGCTGATGTTAAAACCTATGTTCTTCAAGGAACTAGCCCAGAAAGGGAAATCCTCAACTTTGCCCAAACCAAAGAAGTTGACTTAATTATTTTAGGAAGTAATATCCGAATGATTACGGGTCGCGTTTTCTTCGGTCACAGAGTAGACGCAATTCTGAGTAAAGCACATTACCCAGTGGCAGTGATTACTGCGCCGCAGTCGTTATGGTAGCAACAAGTACCCTTGGCTATTTAAATCACAAATGGTTCAAGTTCAGTGTTATACCATTCTTCCTCAAAACGTTCAGTAACCAGTGGTCTCACAATAAACTTCGGTGGACGACCGTCTAAAACATCAATCCGCACGCATGAATAAGGCAGTCGTTTCTGCAAATTGTCGTTATGGCGACCCACAAAAAGCATTGAATCAGCAACTTTACGAGAGGATTTACCTGTAATTTCCGTAAAAGTCTCCATCAATTCAGTCCCCTCTCGTCGTTGATAGCGGGGACGATGACCACTACCACCAGAAATAATACAGTTAATGTGAGAATCAGCAAATCCGGTATCACTTGTGCGGAGATATTCCAAACAGTGAGCGTGACCGTTTAAAATCAAATCCACTATGGGACGCTCTTTAATTAAAGAACCAAGAGTTTCAGCTACTTGTTCAAACACCCAGCGCAAGCGGTGGCGAACCGCCAAAGTTTGTGCTTGATGCCATTTAGTAGCCTCTGTAACATAGGGTGGATGGTGGAAAAAGATTACACGTCCCCGTACTTCGGAAGTATTCCAAGATTCGATGAGTCTATTTCGTAACCATTCAAGTTGTTCAAAATCGATCGCAGGCATTTTCTGAGATGCTAACTGTTTTTCAATATCGATTTTGATTTCATTAATTTGGTCTAATTTGGCACTGAGTTCATCAAGTTTTTCCGCTTCAGCCGGTTTATCTGGGTTGAGTCCATCGCATATTTTCAAAATTTGCAATTCTTCTCGGTCTATTTCATGGCGACGCTTTTGCAATTCCCGACGATAAATTTCCCCCTCCTGAGTTGCAGGTAAAGGTGATGGTGTATTAAAGGTATTAGAATCCAGTGCGAAAAAGTCAATCCCGCCGTAACGAAAAGTGTAATACCGATTAGGTAAGCGCGTGAACTGTCCAGGTTCATAACGCAAACAGCGTCCTGTGTCAGTTTTAGCAGTATAGTGCCGATCTAAATGACGTTCTAACTCTTGGGAAGATATCGCCGCCGTATAATCCATAAACGCCCGTGCGTAGGCATTACCTTGATACGAACCGTGCCAGCCAATCTCAGTATCTTTGTAGCCCAACAGCCGACGTAATGACGATGTTGTGCCAGTAAATAAACGGTACATCAACGGTACATCGTAGTAATCATGATTACCAAGCACTGGCAGGAACGGCAAATTAAACACCATATGGTCATAGGAAATGTTTCTTGGATTATTACCACCTACAAGAAACTCTCGGTAAGGCTCAATAAAGTTTGTTGAGTAATACTCCTGAGAACCCACCACATAGATTACATCTCCCGTGTGCAACACAAAACTGCAATCCTCGCGGTGAGGAAGCATCAGTTCGGCAACTTTTCGTTGGGGGTGGTGTGGAGAATGGGATTTAGTACCAGAATCACCGATAACCATAAAGGAAAATTCTGGACTATCATTTTTGCGATCGTCAATAACCAAGCTAGTTTGGTCAATTCCCCGTTGCACAAAACTCGGATGCATCCACCGCACCCGTTCCTTCATCTTTTGAATTTTCACAGGAATCGGTGGATCGAAAATCAAATTCATGGCTGATAACTCTTGAATGCCTAACGCACAAGCCGATTGTAACGAAATAATAAGGACTGGGTACTGGGTACTGGGGACTAGGGACTAGGGACTGGGAAATATTAGGGAGTGGGGAATAGGGAATGGGTAATGGGTAAACTTTCAATACCCAGTCCCCAATCCCCAATCCCCAATCCCCAATCCCCAATCACGGCAAATTTTCTCGCAATAATGCTCGAAACCCTGCTTGTTGAAAATGCTCGTCAGCAGTTAAGGCTTCAGTGATTCCGCTATATTCCATCACAATAAAAGATACGCAATCGACAAATCCCCATTCTTTCTCAGTTCGATCGCAATAAAGCTGAAAAGCACGTTCGTAGAGTTCCTGGGAAAGTGGGACAATTTCTACTTTGAAGTCTGCTACCAAAGAATTCAATAATACGATCGCCGCCTGACGATAAGGTTGTTGGGATAAGGCATTGCCAATTTCCAACATCACTGCTTGTGTTGTCACTAAACGAGTTTCTGCCGCTTGTAACATTTTAGCCAGATGTAAAGCTCGGTGATGCAAGCGATCGCTTGGTGCAGATAAGGCAATGGCAAATGATGTATCAAGAAAGACTTCAGAATGCATGAAAAGTTTATTTAGGGTACAAATATTTATCTATATTGGCAGACCAGTCAGGCGACCCATCGAGGTTGAGCGATCGCGCCGTTTGCAAAAATGATACTGTTTCATGTTCACCAGGCGGTAAAATTTCAACACTGATTCGCACACGGGTATTAATTGGCAGTGCGATCGGTTCAGACGGATAGAACACTTTGCCATTAAACACAGCTGTGATTTTTTGTACCATTTTCCTCAAAAAATTCTTTTAGTCCATCCTAAGCTGATTGTGGGAATACGGGTAGGTTAAACGACGCAATTACTACTCAAGAGTGCTGACTTCCAAAACCGCCCTCAAAACAGGTAAATAAAAGTTGCAAATTTAATACCAATTTTAGAAATGATTGCCACAGATGAATTGCCACAAACGATTACCACTAAATCTTTGGCAATCCAAAATCCAAAATTTAAAATCCAAAATAGTAAGACTCTACAGACACTAATTCAGATCGCATCCCTCAGAGGAGAGAGCTTGCAGCCTAAACCCTGTTGTAAAATAGACATAAGAAGGATTCGGGGGGCCACTTAAGTGGTCATAAACGCCTATAGAGACTATTTTTGGAAATCTCCAAGGTCTAAAGACCAGCCAGCTGAAGCAACTACAGCGGCTTTATCACCAGCGCATACCAGGCGATCGCATCACCACGCCTGAGTTTTCCCAGCGTCTGGCAGCAATTAGCACAGAACTCAATCAGCCTGTGTGTGCCTATCTCAACCGTCGCGGACAAGTGATTCGTGTGGGGGTAGGCACACCGCGTCAAACGCAAATTCCACCTTTGGAATTGCCTCGTTACGGTGCGGAACGACTCAGTGGTATTCGTTGTATCGCCACTCATTTAAAGCCAGAACCGCCAAATGAAGCGGCACTCACGGCTATGGCACTACAACGTTTGGATGCTTTAGTTGTGCTAAATATAACTGGAATAGGATTTACACGGCGGGGAGGCGGCGCTACTGGGTACGTCAAAGAAGCTTATTTGGCTCATCTGACGCCTCAGGACTCCCGCGCCTTGATTACTACTCCTGCTGGCTTGAAGGTAGATGAAAAGCAAGTCCAATCTCCCAGTTGGAATATATCAGCACCTCTAGGCTTGGACGATCTGGCACAACAGGATTTTCTCGACTTGGTAGAAAATCTGGAAGCCGAATTCCAGCGGGAATTTATCGCCCAGGAAGTAGATGCTGACCACGATCGCGTGTTAATTGTGGGGTTAATGACTGAGGAAATCACCCCTCTACAATTCCAAGACACCCTAGTGGAATTGGCACGTTTAGTTGATACCGCTGGGGGAGATGTATTGCAGACAATACAACAAAAGCGATCGCGCATTCATCCCCAAACAGTAGTCGGCGAAGGTAAGGTGCAAGAAATCGCCCTCACAGCCCAAACACTAGGAGTCAATCTTGTCGTCTTTGACCGCGACCTCTCACCCTCCCAAGTCCGCAACCTAGAAGCGCAAATTGGTGTCCGCGTAGTTGACCGCACCGAAGTAATTTTGGATATCTTCGCCCAACGCGCTCAATCCCGTGCTGGTAAATTGCAAGTAGAACTAGCACAATTAGAATATATGCAGCCGCGACTCTCTGGTAGAGGTCGCACCATGTCCCGATTGGGTGGTGGTATTGGTACTCGTGGTCCTGGTGAAACTAAACTGGAAACTGAACGACGTGCCATTGGGCAACGTATTTCCCGACTGCAAAAAGAAGTCAACCAGTTACAAGCACATCGTTCGCGCCTACGACAGCGACGACAGCATCGAGAAGTTCCCTCAGTAGCTTTGGTTGGGTATACCAACGCTGGTAAATCTACGTTGTTGAATGCTCTGACTAACGCAGAAGTTTATACAGCTGACCAGCTATTTGCCACCCTTGATCCTACTACCCGCCGCTTAGTAATTCCTCATGGCGAAGCTGATGAACCTCAAGAAATTCTGATCACAGATACAGTAGGGTTCATACACGAACTGCCTCCATCCTTAATGGATGCCTTCCGCGCCACCTTAGAGGAAGTCACAGAAGCCGATGCCCTGGTGCATTTAGTAGATTTGTCTCACCCCGCTTGGTTGCGTCATATTCGTTCAGTCCGGGAAATCCTCGCGCAAATGCCAGTCACTCCTGGCCCGGCGCTAGTTGTTTTTAACAAGATAGATCAAGCCAATAGTGACACACTTGCTTTGGCTAGAGAAGAATTTCCCCTAGCGGTGTTCATTTCTGCGAGTCAGCGGTTAGGATTAGAAACCTTACGTCAACGCCTTGGCCAGTTGATTGAATATGCCGTTGACTGTGGGTAAATACTGAAATATCATTAATTTTTAATCTTCACTTTACCCAGTATTATTACTGGGTTTTTTATTATATGAAGCCAAAAATAAAGTCTTTTTGAACATAAGGCTTGTATTCTAGACAACTTGTAATTCAATATCTACAGTGGAAAAAGGCTTTTCACTCGGTGCATCTGATTTGACATGGATAGCAAGCAGCAAATTCCCGTTATTAGCAACTGAGTCTTACCATTTTGTTTTCCAAACATTGATTAACATGAAACATCTATTTTCCAGCGCAGCAATACCTTCCTTTTTGGCTGCTACTGCCGTTGTGATATCGTCCTCTACTTTTTCCTC
It encodes the following:
- a CDS encoding type II toxin-antitoxin system VapC family toxin; protein product: MHSEVFLDTSFAIALSAPSDRLHHRALHLAKMLQAAETRLVTTQAVMLEIGNALSQQPYRQAAIVLLNSLVADFKVEIVPLSQELYERAFQLYCDRTEKEWGFVDCVSFIVMEYSGITEALTADEHFQQAGFRALLRENLP
- the hflX gene encoding GTPase HflX; protein product: METIFGNLQGLKTSQLKQLQRLYHQRIPGDRITTPEFSQRLAAISTELNQPVCAYLNRRGQVIRVGVGTPRQTQIPPLELPRYGAERLSGIRCIATHLKPEPPNEAALTAMALQRLDALVVLNITGIGFTRRGGGATGYVKEAYLAHLTPQDSRALITTPAGLKVDEKQVQSPSWNISAPLGLDDLAQQDFLDLVENLEAEFQREFIAQEVDADHDRVLIVGLMTEEITPLQFQDTLVELARLVDTAGGDVLQTIQQKRSRIHPQTVVGEGKVQEIALTAQTLGVNLVVFDRDLSPSQVRNLEAQIGVRVVDRTEVILDIFAQRAQSRAGKLQVELAQLEYMQPRLSGRGRTMSRLGGGIGTRGPGETKLETERRAIGQRISRLQKEVNQLQAHRSRLRQRRQHREVPSVALVGYTNAGKSTLLNALTNAEVYTADQLFATLDPTTRRLVIPHGEADEPQEILITDTVGFIHELPPSLMDAFRATLEEVTEADALVHLVDLSHPAWLRHIRSVREILAQMPVTPGPALVVFNKIDQANSDTLALAREEFPLAVFISASQRLGLETLRQRLGQLIEYAVDCG